The Rana temporaria chromosome 4, aRanTem1.1, whole genome shotgun sequence genome contains a region encoding:
- the LOC120935231 gene encoding zinc finger protein 501-like has product MTSVTVQSELQITEEGEIVGGGSNEAQATMSQTVRDGAILPTEKRFFCTECGKCFHSKSNLNVHIRSHTGEKPYSCSECGKCFSRKSHLYTHQRSHTGEKPYSCPECGKCFSDKSSLSKHQRSHMGEKPYSCPECGKCFSQRSHLSTHQIFHTGEKPYSCPECGKCFSDKSSLYRHQRFHTGEKPYSCPECRKCFTQKSSLYTHQRSHTGEKPYSCPECGECFSQNSNLKKHQRLHIAGKPYSCPECGKLFSQKSTLYSHQRSHTGEKQFLCPECGKCFSRKSHLYSHQRFHTGEKPFSCPECGKWFSQKYHLYSHQRSHTGEKPFLCSECGKCFSRKSHLHTHQRSHTGEKPYSCLECGKCFSKEFNLYKHQKCHTGEKPLSCPECGKCFSDKFSLSRHQRSHTGEKPYSCPECGKCFSEKSSLSRHQRSHTG; this is encoded by the exons ctcagactgtgagggacggtgccatccttccaacagagaagaggtttttctgtactgagtgcgggaagtgtttccattCTAAATCTAATCTTAATGTGCAtataagatctcacacaggggagaagccgtattcctgttctgagtgtgggaaatgtttttcacggaagtcccatctttacacacatcagagatctcacacaggggaaaagccgtattcctgtcctgagtgtgggaaatgtttttcagataagtccagtctttccaaacatcagagatctcacatgggagagaagccgtattcctgtcctgagtgtgggaaatgtttttcacagaggtcacatctttccacacatcagatatttcacacgggggagaagccgtattcctgtcctgagtgcgggaaatgtttttcagataagtccagtctttacagacatcagagatttcacacgggggagaagccgtattcctgtcctgagtgcaggaaatgttttacacagaaatccagtctttacacacatcagagatctcac acaggtgagaagccatattcctgtcctgagtgtggagaATGTTTTTCACAAAATTCTAATCTTAAAAAACATCAGAGGCTCCACATAGCTGGgaaaccatattcctgtcctgagtgtgggaaacttTTTTCACAGAAGTCAACTCTTTACagccatcagagatctcacacaggggagaagcaatTCTtatgtcctgagtgtggaaaatgtttttcacggaagtcccatctttacagccatcagagatttcacacaggggagaagccattttcatgtcctgagtgcgggaaatggttTTCCCAGAAGTACCATCTTTACagccatcaaagatctcacacgggggaaaagccatttttatgttctgagtgcgggaaatgtttttcacggaagtcccatcttcacacacatcagagatctcacacgggggagaagccgtattcctgtcttgagtgcgggaaatgtttttcaaaggagttcaatctttacaaacatcagaaatgtcacacaggagagaagcccctttcctgtcctgagtgtgggaaatgtttttcagacaagttcagtctttccagacatcagagatctcacacgggggagaagccgtattcctgtcctgagtgtgggaaatgtttttcagagaagtccagtctttccagacatcagagatctcacacaggg